ACGTACGTAGATGAACCCCTGATCTGCTCCCACCGCATGGGCCGCGATCGCCATTCCTTCCAGCACGCGGTGGGGGTCGCCTTCCAGCACGCTGCGGTCCATGAAGGCGCCGGGGTCGCCTTCATCGGCATTGCACACCACCACCTTGTGCTCGCCCGGCATGGCGGCCACCGTGGCCCACTTCAGCCCGGTGGGGTAGCCGGCGCCGCCGCGCCCGCGCAGGCCGCTGCGGCGCAGCGTGTCCACCACCTCGGCGGGGCTGAGGGTCTGCACCACGCGGCGCAGCTGGGTGTAGGCGCCGCAGGCGATCGCCGCCTCGATCCGCTCCGGGTCGATCCGGCCGCACTGCTCCAGCACGATGCGCCGCTGCCGCGCAAAGAAGGGGGCGCCCGTGTCGAGCCGTGCGCCGCGGGCCGGCTGCCACTGGAGCGGTCCGTCCTGTTCGGGTGCCGCCACCTGCGAGCGCCGGGCCAGGGCGACGATCAGCCCGTCGGCCTCAGCCGCCTCGACGCCGCTGAACAGGGCGCCCTCAGGGTCCACCGCCAGCAGCGGGCCTTGGCTGCACGGGCCCAGGCAGCCCACAGGGGTGATCACGAGCCGCTGCTCCAGGCCATGGCGGGCCACGGCCGCTTCCAGCGCCTCGCGCAAGGGGCCCGCCCCGCTCACCAGACAGCCGGCAGCGCTGCAGCAGCGCACCTGCTGCAGCGCTTCACCGCCGGGGCTGATGGCGCTCATGGCGTCAGCGCTTGCAGGGCCGTTAGGGCGCGGGCCGGGCTCTGGTGCGGCAACGCCACGCCATCGATCACCAGCACCGGCGCGGCGCCGCAGGTGCCCAGGCAGCGCACGCCCTCCAGGCTCACCAGCCCGTCGCCGCTGCGTCCACCGAGGCGGAGCCGCAGGGCGCCCTCCAAGGCCGCCACCAGCTCAGACGCGCCATTCACTTCACAGGCCGTACCGGTGCACACCACGCAGCTGTGACGCGCCGGGGGCTGGAAGCGGAACAGGTGGTAGAAGCTTGCGGTGCCGAACACCTGGCTGTCCGGCAACGCCAGGCTGCGGGCCACATGGCGCAGCAGCGGCTCGCTGAGGTGGCCGTAGATCTCCTGCGCCCAGTT
Above is a window of Synechococcus sp. MW101C3 DNA encoding:
- a CDS encoding NAD(P)H-dependent oxidoreductase subunit E yields the protein MSPAPGPEGNRLEPGSGQVDQPPQPFAALEPLLRRHHHSAGGLIEVLNWAQEIYGHLSEPLLRHVARSLALPDSQVFGTASFYHLFRFQPPARHSCVVCTGTACEVNGASELVAALEGALRLRLGGRSGDGLVSLEGVRCLGTCGAAPVLVIDGVALPHQSPARALTALQALTP